In Eremothecium gossypii ATCC 10895 chromosome II, complete sequence, the genomic window TTGGCACTTCTAATACACACGTACGAGCACCCGGTAGAGCGGGGGAAACCATTGCGCGAGCGCAACAAGGACCGGTTCTGGAGTATCCAGTCGATGCTAATGAAAGTACATGACTGCTGTCTCAATTGGGTGTCCGCGGCACTCGACAGAGCCAACGTGAGCTGCACACCTGCGCAGATCTCGGCCTTGGTTGAAAAGGGGAACAGGATTCTCGCCGTTGAACAACACAAGTACTTTGACCGCGGCCTTGCCTTGGAGGCTCTGACAAAACCTCACACAGGCGAGAAAACCGTGCTTGTCATGGACACACAGATGTCCTACGACATAGTCAGCACCTCCGAATGCAATTCTATCCTATCTGCGTCATCGGCGTCCAGTTACTCCAGCGCGGCTGTGGATCACACACGCCATGGACGAGGGAGAACCAACACAACACAACCGACTTTCTCTAAGTAGTTAAAATGTTCCCGTTATGTAGTGCAACCAATTTTAATAAATAAACCAGAACGCTTATTTGTAAGGGTATTCCACTTCGCGGTCCTTGCGCAACCAgatcttcttcttcttcttggtTGTGAGGTGCTCCACAAAACGTTCCATACAATACTCCTTCTTGAACTTCTTTATAAACACCGGGTCCCACAGCTCCGACCCGATACCGAGGTCCTTGCAGCACCGCATCAGCGCGTTACTCTTGCAGCCCTCCGTCGCCGTCGGGATCCCGGTGTCGATGAAGTAGTCTTGCTCACCGCGCGCAACACTGACTAGCTGCCCGTGGCAGACCAGTGCGTACTCCCGCGTCACAAGCTTGGCTGTCACTATGGTGTCAGACCTCGGCGCCAGACCCCAGCCCCCTGCTCCAAACGCCCGATTCAGAATCCGCCGGTACTTGATCTCCGGCAGGTACAGCAGCCCGTCGGGCTTGATTTCAATATCAAGCGGctccagcgcgcgcgccagtTCCTCTTGCACCGGCGCCGCAAACGGCTTGGCGCCCAGTCCGTGGAACGACCGCCTCCAGTCCACAGACCCTTCTgtcatcacgtgaccaccGCCTTCCGTATCCGCTTCCAGAACCTGGCCGCCCAAAGCCCGCGTGAGTGTTCGGCCATAGCCAGGCACCAACCGCGAGCCAACCACACCTGTCTCGGCCTGCGCACCCGCCATTTTTGATGCGGCTGCGCGAGATGCTGCTGTCGACGTCGCCATCACGGGCTTCGCTACCGCCGTGTGGAGGCCTCTCTGTATCAAACGGGCACTGCAAAACCTGATCATGACGCTTTGCTGCTGGATTGTTCTGCCACTATACCTGTGTCCCGTGGCTATTACTGCTGCCAAGACTAAGATGTCCAGTGCGATCTAGAATTGAACAGTTTCATCAAATCCGGGTAATACAACTAGCTCTCCTGGAAGGAGGTATAAAGCCAGCGTGTTGAGTAGAAGTGGGTTGTGACGCGGGTGGCAAATGGCTCCAGAAATCAGATTGGACTTCTTCCAAGACGTATAGGTGAATAGAATAGGCCAAAGGGCAAGAGGTGGCACTATGGCGTCTAAAAAGTCGCAGAAAGCTGCTAGTGTAGAACGTGATGACTCGGCGGCGAAGCGGGGCAAGGCCGAGGGACGGTATGAGTACATGGGCGAGCGGTGGCTCCAGAGGCCGGCACCGGATTCCAACCTGAAATACAAGTACTATGGATACATGGTGACGGCGATTGCGTTTGCGGTTCGGTTTCACAAGCTGTACCATCCTAGCGAGGTGGTGTTTGACGAGGTGCACTTTGGTAAGTTTGCGTCGTACTACCTGGAGCGCACGTACTTCTTCGACGTGCACCCGCCGTTCTCTAAGATGTTGATTGCATTTGTGGGCTGGCTGGTGGGGTATGACGGGGCGTTCAAGTTTGACGACATCGGATACAGCTACGAGACGCACCAAGTCCCCTACATTGCGTACAGGTCTCTGAGCGCGATCCTGGGGACGCTGACTGTGCCGCTGGTGTTCAGCATTCTGCGAGAGCTGAATTTCAAGGCGATTACATGCGCTTTTGGTGCATTGTTAGTGGCCGTTGACAACGCACATGTGATCGATTCGAGATTGATTTTGCTTGATGCGACGCTAGTGATCTCAGTTGCGTTGTCGATATACACCTATATCCGCTTCTACAAGGCACAACTGCGCGCTCCATTGTCCTCTGAGTGGTACTTCTGGCTTTACGCCACCGGTTTGTCGCTGTCGTTCGTGATCTCCACGAAATACGTTGGTGTGTTCACCTTTGCCATGATTGGTACCGCCGTAATCGTTAATCTGTGGCAGCTGCTCGACGTGAGAGCAGGGTTGTCACTTCGTATGTTCTTCAGGCACTTCGTTCAGCGGTTTAACGGCTTGGTTTGTTTCCCATTTGCGGTATACCTCTTCTGGTTCTACGTTCATTTCGCCATCCTAACCAAGTCTGGTCCCGGTGACGACTTTATGTCTTCTGCGTTCCAAGAGACGCTCGCCGATTCACCTCTTGCCAAGGACTCGAAGGATGTCCATTACTACGACATTGTTACCTTCCAGCATCGGGACACTGGTGCTCTGCTACACTCACACAACGCCTACTATCCGCTGCGTTATGAAGATGGCCGCGTATCTTCTCAGGGCCAACAGGTCACTGGCTACAGTCATGAAGATATCAACAACCAGTGGGAGATATTACCTACAAAGGAGTTGTCGTCAAGGACCGGCCAGCCCGTTCTTCTAGATGATGTGCTACGACTAAGACATATCGCCACTGGTACATATCTATTGACACATGACGTTGCTTCCCCCTACTATCCTACGAACGAAGAGGTTACGACGATATCTGAGGAGCTAGCAAATGGAGAGCGCTACAAGCAGACGTTGTTCAAACTGCAGCCTCCAAATAAAAAAGATGGGGGCCATACGGTCAAGAGTAAGACTTCGATGTTCAGAATGTTCCATGTTGACACTGCAGTGGCTTTATGGACCCATAACGACGTCTTTTTGCCAGAATGGGGATTCAAGCAGCAGGAAGTTAACGGGAACAAGAAAGTGACCGATCCAGCTAATATTTGGACTGTGAATTCCATCCTAAACTTGAGTGAAGAAAGAAAAGTCTACATCCCTAAGAAAGTCACCAAAATGCCTTTCTTCTCCAAGTGGCTGGAGTTGCAGCGTTCTATGTTCGAACATAACAATAAGCTGTCTTCTGAACATCCGTTTGCTTCACAACCGGAATCCTGGCCAGGGTCTCTATCAGGCGTATCATTCTGGACAAATGACACCGAACGCCGGCAAATATATTTCACGGGAAACATCATCGGATGGTGGATCGAACTAATCTCCCTGGCTTTATTCGTCGGTATTCTCTTGGCTGATGCCATTACTAGACAGCGCAGCTTTTTCGTGTTGGGTAAACTGGCCAGAGAGAAGATCTACGGGCCTCTGTGCTTCCTGTACATCGGGTGGGCAATCCACTATTTCCCGTTCTTCCTAATGGGCCGCCAGAAATTCCTTCACCACTACCTGCCAGCTCACCTCATTGCGGCCATGTTTACCGCAGGGCTGTGGGAGGTGATCTTCACCGACAATAGAGCTTTAACGACCCGGAAGGATGAGTCGGAGCCAGCTGCTCCTCACAACACGAACCCTATTGTGTACGAGTACTTCCTTTTGGCGTTTTTAGGCTTACTGTCTATCGCCGTTGTGGGATTTTTCATTTATTTCAGCCCAATTGTGTATGGCGACAGGACGCTGACACCCGAGGAAGTTATTAAGAGACAGTGGTTTGACATAAAGCTACACTTTGCTAAATGAACACATGTAAAAAGATATTAAAATCCGTATATAGGAGTATCAAGCCCGCGGAATGATAGCATAGCATATATATGGACGTCTACAGGGTTGGAAACGGGAGGTGCCGATGCATCTTTGTAACTATTTCCAAATAATGTGGTTCGTTGTCGCTGTTAACATACCCATGCCGCACCAAAAAGTCAAGCATAATAAGGCCACAATTAGGCTTAAAGTCTCCGCGTATTAGAGCATCCACAACCTGTTGGAGAGTCATAAGGGTGAAGTTGTTTACTTCATCATCGTTAGGCTTGGGAATGACATCTACAGGTAGCTGTATATCATATAGATACTCAATTTCACCCGTAATAAAATCGGCCTCGGTGCTATAGGTACCGCCAGGTTTGTGATAGAAATATGATACCACACCAACAGCTCTTGCCCCATTCCTGATGACCTCTTCTGGAAGCGCTGCTTCTTCCATACTCTCCTTCAGTAGGGTGTCGTAAACTCCGTGAGGATGCCCGAGTCCCCCGGCAACAACATTGTCCAACATACCTGGCCATGTGGCTTTCTTGTATGATCTTCGCGGTACCCATATCAAAAGCTCCCCCGTTGAAGCGTCTCGGAGATACCCGTTCATATGAACCCCGTAAGTAATAATCCCGAAAACACTGGAGAGGGCTCGTTCGATAAGCACGTAAGGAAGATGTTCCACATACACAGCATATTTCTCGTTCCTCCACCCCTTCAGGCACGATAAAGATGATCTCGAGCGCAGTTGCTGAGCGAGAGTCTCCAGTTGCTCATTGCGAGTTTCAAAATCCGTTTCCTTGAACTTTACATATCGTTCTGCATCTGAACAAGCGAACAAGCGGTCAAATTCTGTAGATGCAACCAAGCGCATCTCTTGTACCACAAATTGTAAAATATACCCTATTGGGACACCTGAGTGAGTGTGAAACTCATATACATGTTCCTTAAAAGCTGGGTTGGACTGATAATCGTAAGATAACCCGTCTACTGCGTTAACGATCTCAATGAAACTAAACCCTTTCTGCACATCTGCGGGTGTCCTTAAAAGGATCTGTCTAGTTCCGTCCCAATCTACCGTACTCATCGAAAACGTCAGCCGCCAGCTTGGGTGCCAATGGTCTCAATCGGCGTCTCTATAAAATTCCGAACGCTATTTAGTGGTGAACATGTTCTGAAGAACAACCAAAACGGCGATATTGACAATTCAGTTCCACAATAGTGGATACCCTCGCTACTAAAGAGAAGAGCCACAGCTGTATCAACCATGTCCAATTCTATTGCCCAGTTCTTGACCTTTTTGCGTAACCAATACGTGAAGAACCTCTCGCAAGGGGTACCTCTACGGATTGTGTGTGGCAACGAATCAGCGGACCTTGATTCAGTGGCGTCCGCCATCGCATATGCGTACTTCAGCTATGCCTGGAAGCCGACTGAGCCTGTGGTACCGATAATTAGCATCCCACACCACGATCTCAAGCTCCGCAAAGATGTGGAGATGGTGCTCGAGCACATTGGTGTTTCTGACAAAAGTCTATTCTTTCTCGAGGATTTACAGAAGTGGAAGATGGATCATGGGCTCACAATTGATGGCGTGTTGGTCGATCACAATGAGCTACAAGGGCCTTGTAAAGATCTCATTGATGAGGTTGTCGGTGTAATCGATCACCACGAGGATCAGCGGATATACTATGAACAAGTGAAGAAGACAAACGGGCCTTACATCGTAGCGCCCACCGGCAGCTGTTCATCACACGTTGTCAATTATTGGAATGGCATTCTCGGATCTAGCGATCAATCG contains:
- the MGM101 gene encoding Mgm101p (Syntenic homolog of Saccharomyces cerevisiae YJR144W (MGM101)); translated protein: MIRFCSARLIQRGLHTAVAKPVMATSTAASRAAASKMAGAQAETGVVGSRLVPGYGRTLTRALGGQVLEADTEGGGHVMTEGSVDWRRSFHGLGAKPFAAPVQEELARALEPLDIEIKPDGLLYLPEIKYRRILNRAFGAGGWGLAPRSDTIVTAKLVTREYALVCHGQLVSVARGEQDYFIDTGIPTATEGCKSNALMRCCKDLGIGSELWDPVFIKKFKKEYCMERFVEHLTTKKKKKIWLRKDREVEYPYK
- a CDS encoding ABL087Wp (NOHBY208; No homolog in Saccharomyces cerevisiae; Syntenic homolog of Kluyveromyces lactis KLLA0B03718g) codes for the protein MTSAVNILLDAIYIVVTYVLPLILTFHTTYESNELSRHIAKGYSDMEALQFKGSQVIKSEDYLRQLEEVMHINLKICALSLSKCMMRTQISIYWCVYWLSVTVLEQFLYPCLRRKMLYASININAASWRTIQTMVTLALLIHTYEHPVERGKPLRERNKDRFWSIQSMLMKVHDCCLNWVSAALDRANVSCTPAQISALVEKGNRILAVEQHKYFDRGLALEALTKPHTGEKTVLVMDTQMSYDIVSTSECNSILSASSASSYSSAAVDHTRHGRGRTNTTQPTFSK
- a CDS encoding uncharacterized protein (Syntenic homolog of Saccharomyces cerevisiae YJR142W), which translates into the protein MSTVDWDGTRQILLRTPADVQKGFSFIEIVNAVDGLSYDYQSNPAFKEHVYEFHTHSGVPIGYILQFVVQEMRLVASTEFDRLFACSDAERYVKFKETDFETRNEQLETLAQQLRSRSSLSCLKGWRNEKYAVYVEHLPYVLIERALSSVFGIITYGVHMNGYLRDASTGELLIWVPRRSYKKATWPGMLDNVVAGGLGHPHGVYDTLLKESMEEAALPEEVIRNGARAVGVVSYFYHKPGGTYSTEADFITGEIEYLYDIQLPVDVIPKPNDDEVNNFTLMTLQQVVDALIRGDFKPNCGLIMLDFLVRHGYVNSDNEPHYLEIVTKMHRHLPFPTL
- the PMT4 gene encoding dolichyl-phosphate-mannose-protein mannosyltransferase (Syntenic homolog of Saccharomyces cerevisiae YJR143C (PMT4)) — its product is MASKKSQKAASVERDDSAAKRGKAEGRYEYMGERWLQRPAPDSNLKYKYYGYMVTAIAFAVRFHKLYHPSEVVFDEVHFGKFASYYLERTYFFDVHPPFSKMLIAFVGWLVGYDGAFKFDDIGYSYETHQVPYIAYRSLSAILGTLTVPLVFSILRELNFKAITCAFGALLVAVDNAHVIDSRLILLDATLVISVALSIYTYIRFYKAQLRAPLSSEWYFWLYATGLSLSFVISTKYVGVFTFAMIGTAVIVNLWQLLDVRAGLSLRMFFRHFVQRFNGLVCFPFAVYLFWFYVHFAILTKSGPGDDFMSSAFQETLADSPLAKDSKDVHYYDIVTFQHRDTGALLHSHNAYYPLRYEDGRVSSQGQQVTGYSHEDINNQWEILPTKELSSRTGQPVLLDDVLRLRHIATGTYLLTHDVASPYYPTNEEVTTISEELANGERYKQTLFKLQPPNKKDGGHTVKSKTSMFRMFHVDTAVALWTHNDVFLPEWGFKQQEVNGNKKVTDPANIWTVNSILNLSEERKVYIPKKVTKMPFFSKWLELQRSMFEHNNKLSSEHPFASQPESWPGSLSGVSFWTNDTERRQIYFTGNIIGWWIELISLALFVGILLADAITRQRSFFVLGKLAREKIYGPLCFLYIGWAIHYFPFFLMGRQKFLHHYLPAHLIAAMFTAGLWEVIFTDNRALTTRKDESEPAAPHNTNPIVYEYFLLAFLGLLSIAVVGFFIYFSPIVYGDRTLTPEEVIKRQWFDIKLHFAK